Proteins encoded within one genomic window of Nordella sp. HKS 07:
- the cysD gene encoding sulfate adenylyltransferase subunit CysD: protein MTLPLACSKLTHLERLEAESIHIIREVAAECEHPVMLYSIGKDSAVMLHLAMKAFYPSKPPFPLMHVDTTWKFRDMIAFRDQTVAKLGLDLIVHTNPDGLAKKVNPFDHGSALHTQIMKTDALKQALDKYGFDAAFGGARRDEEKSRAKERIFSFRDSRHRWDPKNQRPELWNIYNARKNKGESIRVFPLSNWTELDIWQYIFLENIPIVPLYFAKERPVVMRDGQIIMVDDERMPLHVGESPEMKLIRFRTLGCYPLTGAIESTAASLLDIIQEMLVTTSSERQGRVIDKDQAASMEKKKQEGYF from the coding sequence ATGACCTTGCCTTTAGCTTGCAGCAAGCTGACCCATCTTGAACGACTGGAAGCCGAGAGCATCCACATCATCCGCGAGGTTGCGGCTGAATGCGAGCATCCGGTGATGCTGTATTCGATCGGCAAGGATTCGGCGGTGATGCTGCATCTGGCGATGAAGGCGTTTTATCCCTCGAAGCCGCCGTTTCCCTTGATGCATGTCGATACGACCTGGAAGTTCCGCGACATGATCGCCTTTCGCGACCAGACGGTGGCCAAGCTCGGCCTCGACCTCATCGTCCATACCAACCCGGACGGCCTCGCCAAGAAGGTCAATCCCTTCGATCACGGCTCGGCGCTGCACACCCAGATCATGAAGACCGACGCGCTCAAGCAGGCGCTCGACAAATATGGCTTCGACGCCGCCTTTGGCGGGGCCAGGCGCGATGAGGAGAAGTCGCGCGCCAAGGAGCGCATCTTCTCCTTCCGCGACTCACGTCACCGCTGGGACCCCAAGAACCAGCGCCCGGAGCTGTGGAACATCTACAATGCCCGCAAGAACAAGGGCGAGTCGATCCGCGTCTTCCCGCTGTCGAACTGGACCGAGCTCGACATCTGGCAATATATCTTCCTCGAGAACATCCCGATCGTGCCCTTGTATTTCGCCAAGGAGCGCCCGGTCGTCATGCGCGACGGCCAGATCATCATGGTCGACGACGAGCGCATGCCGCTGCATGTGGGAGAGAGCCCTGAGATGAAGCTGATCCGCTTCCGCACGCTGGGCTGCTACCCCCTGACCGGGGCCATCGAATCCACCGCCGCGAGCCTGCTCGACATCATCCAGGAGATGCTGGTGACGACCTCGTCCGAGCGCCAGGGCCGGGTGATCGACAAGGACCAGGCCGCCTCGATGGAGAAGAAGAAGCAGGAGGGATATTTCTGA
- the cysN gene encoding sulfate adenylyltransferase subunit CysN encodes MSRFIEFQGGDVEAYLRSQEERDLLRFITCGSVDDGKSTLIGRLLYEAKMLFEDQLSALEADSKRVGTQGGALDFALLVDGLAAEREQGITIDVAYRAFTTDKRKFIVADTPGHEQYTRNMATGASTADLAIILIDARKGVLTQTRRHSFIATLLGIRNIVVAVNKMDLMDYRRDVFEAIEADYRAFAKNLGLEDFTCIPLSALKGDNVIEPSEAMAWYHGPTLMAHLESVAIGDGPSDGALRLPVQWVNRPNQAFRGFSGNVVAGMVKPGDEIRAVPSGRTSKVERIVTYDGDLAEATAGQAVTVTLEDEIDISRGDVICAAASPLAVADKFETRILWMDDEEMLPGRPYLIKAGPLTIPVTFEHPKHKVNVNTLEHVAAKTLGLNEIGVVNIDLDRAIPFAPYDENRHLGSFVVIDRFSNNTVGMGLINFALRRASNIHWQALDVNKASRAAKAGQKPTILWFTGLSGSGKSTIANLVEKRLHAMGHITYLLDGDNVRHGLNKDLGFTDADRVENIRRVAEVARLMVDAGLIVLVSFISPFRSERLMARELVGEGEFVEIFVDTPLAVAESRDVKGLYAKARRGEIKNFTGIDSDYEVPQRPELRLDTTTLSSEQAAQQIISHLTGAGRLSPDSSVNGAPDF; translated from the coding sequence ATGTCACGCTTCATCGAGTTCCAGGGCGGCGATGTCGAGGCCTATCTGCGCTCGCAGGAGGAGAGGGACCTCTTGCGCTTCATCACCTGCGGCAGCGTCGATGACGGCAAGTCCACCCTGATCGGCCGGCTTCTCTACGAGGCCAAGATGCTGTTCGAGGACCAGCTCTCCGCTTTGGAGGCGGATTCGAAGCGGGTCGGCACCCAGGGCGGGGCGCTGGATTTCGCGCTGCTCGTCGACGGCCTCGCCGCCGAGCGCGAGCAGGGCATCACCATCGACGTCGCCTATCGCGCCTTCACCACCGACAAGCGCAAGTTCATCGTCGCCGATACGCCCGGCCATGAGCAATATACCCGCAACATGGCGACCGGCGCCTCGACCGCCGATCTCGCCATCATCCTGATCGATGCCAGGAAGGGCGTGCTCACCCAGACGCGCCGGCATTCCTTCATCGCCACCTTGCTCGGCATCAGGAACATCGTGGTCGCCGTCAACAAGATGGACCTGATGGATTATCGCCGCGACGTGTTCGAGGCGATCGAGGCGGATTACCGCGCCTTCGCCAAGAACCTCGGGCTCGAGGACTTCACCTGCATCCCGCTCTCGGCCTTGAAGGGCGACAATGTGATCGAGCCGTCCGAGGCGATGGCCTGGTATCACGGGCCGACCCTGATGGCGCATCTCGAGAGCGTGGCCATCGGCGATGGCCCGAGCGACGGCGCCTTGCGTCTGCCGGTGCAATGGGTGAACCGGCCGAACCAGGCGTTTCGCGGCTTTTCCGGCAATGTCGTGGCGGGCATGGTGAAGCCCGGCGATGAGATCCGCGCCGTACCCTCGGGGCGCACCTCGAAGGTCGAGCGCATCGTCACCTATGACGGCGATCTCGCTGAGGCGACCGCCGGCCAGGCGGTGACGGTGACGCTCGAAGACGAGATCGATATCAGCCGCGGCGATGTGATCTGTGCGGCGGCCTCGCCGCTTGCCGTCGCCGACAAGTTCGAGACCCGCATCCTGTGGATGGACGATGAGGAGATGCTGCCGGGCCGCCCCTATCTGATCAAGGCCGGTCCCCTCACCATACCCGTCACCTTCGAGCACCCCAAGCACAAGGTCAATGTCAACACCCTCGAGCATGTGGCGGCCAAGACCCTCGGCCTCAACGAGATCGGCGTCGTCAATATCGATCTCGACCGCGCCATCCCCTTCGCGCCCTATGATGAGAACCGCCATCTCGGCAGCTTCGTCGTCATCGACCGCTTCTCCAACAACACCGTCGGCATGGGGCTGATCAACTTCGCGCTGCGCCGCGCCTCCAACATCCACTGGCAGGCGCTGGATGTGAATAAAGCTTCCCGCGCCGCCAAGGCCGGCCAGAAACCGACCATCCTGTGGTTCACCGGCCTGTCGGGCTCGGGCAAGTCGACCATCGCCAATCTGGTCGAGAAGCGCCTGCATGCCATGGGCCACATAACCTACCTGCTCGACGGCGACAATGTGCGCCACGGCCTCAACAAGGATCTCGGCTTCACCGATGCCGACCGCGTCGAGAACATCCGCCGCGTCGCCGAAGTGGCGAGGCTAATGGTCGATGCCGGCCTCATCGTGCTGGTCTCCTTCATCTCGCCGTTCCGCTCCGAGCGTCTGATGGCGCGCGAGCTGGTGGGCGAAGGCGAGTTCGTCGAGATCTTCGTCGACACGCCGCTCGCCGTCGCCGAAAGCCGCGACGTGAAGGGCCTCTATGCCAAGGCAAGGCGGGGCGAGATCAAGAACTTCACCGGCATCGATTCCGACTATGAGGTGCCGCAGAGACCTGAGCTGCGTCTCGACACGACGACGCTCTCCTCCGAACAGGCGGCCCAGCAGATCATCAGCCATCTCACCGGCGCCGGCCGCCTCTCACCCGACAGCTCCGTCAACGGAGCGCCGGATTTCTAG
- a CDS encoding sulfotransferase domain-containing protein — translation MTNLALRLLRKARNRTRLVADAAAATSFLTSYPKSGRTWFRFILSNYFNTTADLKVGVDLHSTFSIVPNFDCDPVRGIPAFRQARFQSRIPLIVVTHHGYRRSIFLNRPVIFMVRDPRDVLVSAYFHATRHKHRFNGGMSEFLAHPDQGLTPLIAYLNGWGDGLQRHPHYVLSYEALSADPVAATTKVLSFLNYAVDREAVKMAVDASQFEAMRDRERSEGIPAHNYDLTDNESLRMRKGKVGGFSDYLNSDQAELIEARCARELSARAKELIATTGWHIA, via the coding sequence ATGACCAATCTGGCATTGCGACTGCTCCGCAAGGCAAGGAACCGCACCCGTCTCGTGGCAGACGCCGCCGCCGCCACGAGCTTCCTGACATCCTATCCCAAGTCCGGCCGCACCTGGTTCCGGTTCATTCTCTCAAACTATTTCAATACGACGGCGGATCTCAAGGTCGGCGTCGACCTTCACAGCACATTCTCCATCGTACCCAACTTCGATTGCGACCCTGTTCGGGGGATCCCGGCCTTTCGGCAAGCGCGGTTCCAATCGCGGATTCCCCTGATTGTCGTCACGCACCATGGTTATCGCCGCTCCATATTCCTCAATAGGCCGGTCATCTTCATGGTGCGCGATCCTCGCGACGTGCTGGTATCCGCATATTTTCATGCGACCCGGCACAAGCACCGATTCAACGGCGGCATGTCGGAATTTCTTGCCCATCCCGACCAAGGCCTGACGCCGCTCATCGCCTATTTGAACGGCTGGGGGGACGGTCTCCAGCGCCATCCGCATTATGTTCTGAGCTACGAGGCTCTCAGCGCCGATCCTGTTGCCGCGACGACGAAAGTCTTGTCCTTCCTCAACTATGCGGTTGATCGTGAAGCAGTGAAGATGGCGGTCGATGCATCCCAGTTTGAGGCTATGCGCGACCGCGAGAGAAGCGAGGGCATTCCGGCCCATAATTACGATCTGACAGACAATGAAAGTTTGCGCATGCGCAAGGGCAAGGTGGGCGGTTTCTCAGATTACCTGAACAGCGATCAGGCCGAGCTCATAGAAGCGCGCTGCGCCAGGGAACTGTCGGCCCGGGCAAAGGAGCTCATCGCCACGACTGGCTGGCATATCGCGTGA
- a CDS encoding glycosyltransferase family 4 protein — protein sequence MDARDPEKSRTVTIVIPGLSAGGTERIVSLISEHWAKRGWRVSILTFEAPGTAAYYPINPAITVQQLGSAASQPSKLGTVRAATHRALALRRAFRKSLPDVIVSFLTRTNVLTLLSTRGLPVPVVVSERNNPALQPFGAPWHWLRALTYPRAFGLVTMTKGALEYFPKKMRRREWVIPNPVELPQAWQERRGNHTLVAVGRLVPQKGFDLLLQAFARAAAAAPEWSLTIWGEGPDRAKLERQRDELGLNGRVHFPGVTERPGIWIETADAFVLSSRYEGWGIVLLEAMAAGLPVVSFDCEWGPREMINDGVDGLLVPAEDVASLSGALVKIMKDDTLRRQLGTTAAEAVKRYSRERVMAEWDNVVRDALQTKHKLPS from the coding sequence ATGGACGCACGAGATCCCGAAAAGAGCAGAACCGTCACCATTGTCATACCCGGCCTCAGCGCCGGGGGAACCGAACGGATAGTGAGCCTGATATCGGAACATTGGGCGAAGCGGGGTTGGCGCGTGTCAATCCTCACCTTCGAGGCGCCGGGAACGGCGGCATACTACCCCATTAACCCGGCTATCACGGTGCAGCAGCTGGGCTCTGCAGCCTCCCAACCCTCGAAGCTCGGCACCGTGCGCGCTGCGACGCACCGCGCTTTGGCGCTCAGACGGGCATTTCGCAAGTCGCTGCCCGACGTGATCGTGTCGTTTCTCACGCGGACGAATGTCCTCACCCTGCTGTCGACACGGGGACTGCCGGTGCCTGTCGTCGTGTCGGAGCGCAATAATCCGGCGCTTCAGCCATTTGGCGCTCCCTGGCATTGGCTTAGGGCCCTGACCTACCCCCGGGCATTTGGGTTGGTGACGATGACAAAGGGCGCGCTGGAATACTTTCCAAAGAAGATGCGCCGCCGCGAATGGGTCATTCCTAACCCGGTCGAATTGCCGCAGGCCTGGCAGGAGCGGCGCGGAAATCACACTCTAGTCGCCGTCGGGCGACTCGTGCCGCAAAAGGGTTTCGATCTGCTGCTCCAGGCCTTTGCGCGGGCGGCGGCGGCGGCGCCGGAATGGTCGCTGACGATCTGGGGCGAAGGTCCGGACCGGGCGAAGCTCGAACGTCAGCGTGACGAGCTCGGCCTGAATGGCCGGGTGCATTTCCCCGGTGTAACCGAGCGCCCTGGCATCTGGATCGAGACCGCCGACGCCTTCGTCCTGTCATCGCGCTACGAAGGTTGGGGGATTGTTCTGCTGGAGGCGATGGCGGCGGGATTGCCCGTCGTCTCCTTCGATTGTGAATGGGGCCCGCGTGAAATGATCAATGATGGCGTAGATGGATTGCTTGTTCCGGCCGAAGACGTGGCGTCGCTTTCCGGCGCTCTGGTTAAAATAATGAAGGACGACACACTGCGCCGGCAACTGGGCACGACAGCCGCCGAAGCTGTAAAGCGCTATTCGCGGGAGCGGGTAATGGCCGAATGGGACAACGTCGTCCGCGATGCATTGCAGACGAAGCATAAGCTTCCATCATGA
- a CDS encoding oligosaccharide flippase family protein — protein MNIAKSLAHLFQAKEALGKRILNVAHLLTGNLFTSLVSLLTFALTARALGPNDYGMLALVYSYTRAIERIVSFQSWQPLIKYGSSLSEDKDQAKFSSLIKFGLVLDVTGAVISWIVAIGLVLIAAPLFGWSDQTVNLVLIYSTVLLFRLTGMPTAVLRIYGRFRTIAYGQLGGVTFKLILCVIGILAGGGIVYFAFAWLFSQIVSSVVTVVFAFRQLHLRGAKRVLFAPLRGTLHQFPGIWNFAWSSNLSLTIRSSAQELDTLLVGALADPASAGLYNIAKRIGRMGQQVGTQVQAVLYPDLARLWAQRAVEEFYRAVMQIEVLLTVTGIAIFVLFYFLGEPLLRIAAGPEFAAASQLLIVQAVAMVLILSGSAMRSALLAMGQHRIVLKIVLVATVAFHATAILLIPQIGAMGANIAHIVLGLIWVVGLGIAFHRGRRSTDKIEEVPKGAMIVDDGEI, from the coding sequence ATGAACATCGCGAAGAGCCTCGCGCACCTCTTTCAGGCTAAGGAAGCGCTTGGCAAGCGCATCTTGAACGTCGCACATCTGCTGACGGGAAACCTCTTCACGTCGTTGGTTTCCCTTCTCACATTCGCACTCACGGCGCGCGCCCTCGGGCCGAATGACTACGGCATGCTGGCGCTCGTCTACTCTTATACAAGGGCGATCGAGAGGATCGTGAGCTTTCAATCCTGGCAACCGCTCATCAAATACGGAAGTTCCCTGAGCGAGGACAAGGACCAGGCGAAATTCAGCTCGCTGATCAAGTTCGGTCTTGTGCTTGATGTAACAGGCGCGGTGATATCCTGGATCGTGGCGATCGGGCTTGTGCTCATTGCCGCGCCGCTCTTCGGCTGGAGCGATCAGACGGTCAATCTGGTCCTGATCTACTCTACGGTTCTGTTGTTCCGGCTGACCGGCATGCCCACGGCGGTGTTGCGGATCTACGGCCGCTTTCGCACCATAGCCTATGGACAACTGGGTGGCGTCACGTTCAAGCTGATCCTCTGCGTCATCGGAATTCTGGCTGGCGGCGGCATCGTGTATTTCGCGTTCGCCTGGCTGTTCTCGCAGATCGTCAGTTCCGTGGTTACAGTCGTCTTCGCGTTTCGCCAGCTTCACCTGCGTGGCGCCAAGCGCGTATTGTTTGCTCCACTCCGGGGCACTCTTCACCAGTTCCCGGGTATCTGGAACTTTGCCTGGTCAAGCAACTTGTCGCTGACCATCCGCTCGAGCGCCCAGGAACTTGACACGCTCCTTGTAGGAGCCTTGGCTGATCCGGCATCAGCCGGCCTCTACAACATCGCGAAACGCATCGGGCGAATGGGCCAGCAAGTCGGAACACAGGTACAGGCGGTCTTGTATCCGGACTTGGCCAGGCTTTGGGCCCAGCGCGCCGTTGAAGAATTCTATCGCGCCGTCATGCAGATCGAGGTCCTTCTCACCGTCACCGGCATCGCGATCTTTGTGTTGTTCTATTTCCTTGGGGAGCCCCTCCTGCGCATTGCGGCCGGTCCCGAATTTGCGGCGGCCTCCCAGTTGCTCATTGTCCAGGCCGTGGCGATGGTCCTCATACTGTCTGGCAGCGCCATGCGTTCGGCATTGCTGGCGATGGGACAGCACCGGATAGTCCTGAAGATCGTCCTGGTCGCCACGGTGGCGTTCCATGCCACCGCGATCCTGCTCATCCCGCAAATCGGCGCAATGGGAGCGAACATTGCCCATATTGTTCTTGGCCTCATCTGGGTCGTCGGGCTGGGGATTGCATTTCATCGGGGACGCCGGTCGACAGACAAGATCGAGGAAGTGCCGAAGGGCGCCATGATCGTCGATGACGGCGAAATATGA
- a CDS encoding pectate lyase — MNIRVLLLTLPVLITAVTEVNLSAQAEPVKALSPQLPDGSQRAFPTAEGFGAAAKGGRGGAVIYVTNTDEAGPGSLRECIEATGPRTCIFRVGGTIQLDKGSLVIRNPFITIAGETAPGGGIAIRNGSTQIRPSIEIKTNDVIIRHLRLRPGPHTVKACCSGALGMYTPAARNIMLDHISASWGSDETIDSEDASNFTFQWGLVGEPLLNGGPGKKNRARNMLFTKGGNLTIHHTLFTTGKFRNPQVKMKLPDSVADVVNNVMYSPEWQYVVSFGDEWVHMRANVVGNYKLAGVNEKNDHLVAVFEESGLGFSIFLQGNFDGSYRPDAAGPEDLVMAPEQRKYIVTTRNPAPEVRTTSPQQAYDDVLANAGATRPVRDAVDARLIEDVKNRRGKLLKSDPEKVGGWPQLESGTPYADSDKDGISDQWEEAHGLNPNDGSDAQLDRNGDGWTNLEEFLHNLAGDPQ, encoded by the coding sequence ATGAATATCCGTGTTCTTCTGCTAACGCTGCCCGTGCTCATCACGGCGGTGACTGAAGTCAACCTGTCTGCACAGGCCGAACCGGTCAAGGCACTCTCGCCGCAGCTCCCCGACGGTAGCCAGCGGGCATTTCCTACCGCTGAAGGGTTCGGAGCTGCCGCCAAAGGAGGCCGTGGCGGCGCCGTCATCTATGTCACCAACACCGACGAGGCGGGACCGGGTTCTCTGAGGGAGTGTATCGAAGCAACCGGGCCTCGTACCTGCATCTTTCGGGTTGGGGGAACCATTCAACTGGACAAAGGCTCGCTGGTCATCCGTAACCCATTCATCACCATTGCGGGGGAAACGGCTCCGGGCGGTGGAATAGCCATTCGCAATGGCAGCACTCAAATCAGGCCATCGATAGAGATCAAGACGAACGACGTCATCATCCGACATCTGCGCCTTCGCCCGGGGCCCCATACGGTCAAGGCGTGTTGCTCCGGGGCGTTGGGCATGTATACGCCCGCCGCGCGCAATATCATGCTCGATCACATTTCCGCAAGCTGGGGGTCGGACGAGACCATCGATTCGGAAGACGCGTCGAACTTCACGTTTCAGTGGGGACTGGTGGGCGAGCCGCTGTTGAATGGCGGGCCGGGCAAGAAGAATCGCGCACGCAACATGCTCTTTACCAAGGGCGGCAATCTGACCATACACCACACGCTTTTCACCACGGGGAAGTTCAGGAATCCCCAGGTCAAGATGAAGCTTCCGGACTCCGTCGCCGACGTCGTCAATAACGTAATGTACTCGCCCGAATGGCAGTATGTCGTGAGCTTTGGCGATGAGTGGGTTCACATGCGTGCCAACGTGGTGGGAAATTACAAGCTCGCGGGTGTGAATGAGAAAAATGATCACCTGGTGGCTGTGTTCGAAGAAAGTGGGCTAGGGTTTTCGATATTTCTTCAAGGCAATTTCGACGGCTCATATCGCCCGGATGCTGCGGGGCCGGAGGATCTGGTCATGGCCCCAGAACAGCGGAAATATATCGTGACGACTAGAAACCCGGCGCCGGAAGTCAGAACGACCTCTCCGCAGCAGGCTTATGATGACGTGCTCGCCAATGCCGGCGCGACCAGACCGGTGCGCGATGCGGTCGACGCGAGGCTGATCGAGGATGTCAAGAACCGCCGCGGCAAGCTGCTGAAATCGGATCCGGAAAAGGTCGGAGGCTGGCCGCAGCTGGAATCTGGCACGCCATATGCAGACAGTGATAAAGACGGCATTTCGGACCAATGGGAAGAGGCACATGGACTGAATCCGAACGACGGCTCGGACGCACAGTTGGACAGGAATGGCGATGGCTGGACGAATCTTGAGGAATTTCTGCACAATCTCGCCGGTGATCCGCAGTAG
- a CDS encoding sulfotransferase — MEALKSEVASGLPKLVYIAGYGRSGSTVLSIALGQHKEIFGCGEIITLGHHVWENNEYCSCGSPIHDCEFWRETVALWGKEESPSLVSDYGKLQDQFESLISISRMLRKTLRRESFNTYSRHTLRLLEVVSKRSSRGLVVDSSKHPGRAAALALIPGLDLYVIHLVRDGRGVAWSLLKAYQRDKRIGLQKDIEAKPVMRTAFRWATVNLATESLARRLGPRRFVRIRYEDFTRDPKECLKKIGDLIGADFGDLGDQINAGMPLEPGHQMAGNRLRMNATIELSPDVKWKSQMPGRKQALFTWLCAWLLRRYGYL, encoded by the coding sequence ATGGAAGCTCTCAAATCTGAAGTGGCAAGTGGATTGCCGAAGCTGGTGTATATCGCCGGCTACGGCCGCAGCGGCAGCACCGTCCTGAGCATCGCGCTCGGACAGCATAAGGAGATATTCGGGTGCGGCGAGATCATCACTCTGGGGCATCACGTGTGGGAGAACAACGAGTACTGCTCGTGTGGCAGTCCTATTCACGATTGTGAATTCTGGCGTGAAACGGTGGCTCTTTGGGGAAAAGAGGAGAGCCCGTCGCTGGTGAGCGACTATGGGAAGCTCCAGGACCAGTTCGAGTCGTTGATCAGCATTTCCAGGATGCTACGGAAGACTTTGAGACGGGAGAGTTTCAATACATACTCCCGCCACACACTGAGGCTGCTGGAAGTGGTTTCGAAGCGCTCCAGCAGAGGACTCGTCGTCGATTCGTCCAAGCATCCAGGCCGGGCGGCGGCGCTGGCCCTTATTCCCGGACTTGATTTATACGTCATTCACCTGGTCCGCGACGGCCGCGGCGTGGCATGGTCGCTCCTCAAAGCCTATCAACGGGACAAACGGATCGGATTGCAGAAGGATATTGAAGCAAAGCCTGTCATGCGCACCGCCTTTCGATGGGCGACCGTAAATCTGGCGACTGAAAGTCTGGCGCGCAGGCTCGGCCCTCGGCGATTTGTGCGGATCCGCTACGAAGACTTCACGCGTGATCCAAAGGAGTGTTTGAAGAAGATCGGTGACTTGATCGGCGCGGATTTCGGCGACTTGGGCGATCAGATCAATGCGGGGATGCCGTTGGAGCCGGGGCATCAGATGGCCGGCAATCGTCTTAGAATGAATGCCACCATAGAGCTCTCGCCCGATGTCAAATGGAAGTCGCAGATGCCCGGCCGCAAGCAGGCCCTGTTCACCTGGCTCTGTGCCTGGCTGCTGCGGCGCTACGGATATCTTTGA
- a CDS encoding O-antigen ligase has protein sequence MSLTPAAAWNESYSSSKHPTMIRLETISTYLAVFLSPFATFRFFGLNFTISDLFYCASFGVLILAGLIPRSPLRSAMWYWMFGSALLLLGLLGASLINGDAARGLLVCVQYLFAYVLLVPLVIRGDIDRMQKLAMLFLAGVIVIDIHGILSFYLVGYVPTLPGEGKGIVTGARRLATILGNPNLAGAINALVIPSLLYLWFAGRLPRWLASTLLAIIVVTVVLTSSNSGLAAMTLSLLIFIGLVANVRLLVRLSILALILAVILYVGGLDLLPSAFQKRVLGALTTGDIDEAGSFVSRTQLMLEALSVISAKQILLLGIGADQFRTISVQNAPVHNIYLLLWVEGGLVALFGWLFYAGVGITLAYSAWRLRLERHVAASTLATCGVFLLIAFSNPHMYGRYWTTPVLISIGIVAVHLRAWAIEQRKKETYVTIKDIRSAAAARHRAR, from the coding sequence ATGTCACTGACCCCCGCCGCCGCTTGGAACGAAAGCTACTCGAGCTCCAAGCACCCGACCATGATACGGCTGGAGACGATCTCGACATATCTCGCCGTGTTTCTCTCGCCTTTCGCGACGTTCAGGTTCTTCGGGCTCAACTTCACGATCAGCGACCTGTTTTATTGTGCAAGCTTTGGCGTGCTGATCCTCGCCGGACTCATCCCGCGTTCTCCCCTGCGGTCCGCGATGTGGTACTGGATGTTCGGCTCAGCTCTGCTTCTTCTCGGCCTGCTTGGAGCGAGTCTCATTAACGGCGATGCGGCTCGCGGTCTTCTTGTCTGCGTGCAGTATCTCTTCGCCTATGTCCTGCTGGTCCCCCTCGTCATTCGCGGCGACATCGACAGGATGCAAAAGCTCGCCATGCTTTTCCTGGCAGGTGTGATCGTCATCGACATTCACGGTATCCTGTCGTTCTATCTTGTCGGATACGTTCCCACCCTCCCTGGCGAGGGCAAGGGAATCGTCACAGGCGCGCGTCGTCTGGCGACCATCCTGGGAAACCCCAATCTTGCCGGCGCCATCAACGCCCTGGTAATTCCAAGCTTGCTGTATCTGTGGTTCGCCGGCCGACTTCCGCGTTGGCTCGCGTCCACGCTTCTCGCGATCATCGTCGTGACCGTCGTCCTCACAAGCTCCAACAGCGGCCTTGCCGCCATGACCCTCAGCCTGCTGATCTTTATCGGCCTCGTGGCAAATGTCAGGCTCCTGGTGCGGCTTTCCATCCTCGCGCTGATATTAGCGGTCATTCTGTATGTAGGCGGCTTAGACCTCTTGCCGTCAGCTTTTCAGAAGCGCGTCCTCGGGGCACTTACCACAGGGGACATTGACGAAGCAGGTTCATTCGTTTCGCGGACACAATTGATGCTCGAAGCGCTCAGCGTCATTTCGGCAAAACAGATTCTGCTGCTTGGCATAGGCGCCGACCAGTTTCGCACGATCAGCGTGCAGAACGCCCCCGTCCACAATATCTATCTGCTTCTCTGGGTGGAAGGAGGCCTGGTGGCCCTTTTCGGCTGGCTGTTCTACGCCGGCGTAGGCATCACTCTCGCCTATTCGGCGTGGCGCCTTCGTCTTGAACGCCATGTAGCGGCAAGCACGCTAGCAACCTGCGGCGTGTTTCTTCTTATTGCCTTCTCGAATCCGCACATGTACGGCCGCTACTGGACAACGCCGGTCCTGATCAGTATCGGCATTGTGGCGGTGCATCTACGCGCATGGGCGATTGAGCAGCGCAAGAAGGAAACCTACGTGACGATCAAAGATATCCGTAGCGCCGCAGCAGCCAGGCACAGAGCCAGGTGA